From the Nodularia sphaerocarpa UHCC 0038 genome, the window GGTGACAGTGGACAGAAATCCCGAAAATTTTGAAATCGACTTAAAAGCTGCCCAATCTGCGATCGCACAAACTCAAAATCCCCCGATTCGGGTAGTTTTTGTAGTGCATCCCAATTCCCCGACAGGAAATTGTTTAACTGCGGCGGAATTGTCATGGTTAAGAAATTTGGGTGAGCAGATTTTGGTGGTAATTGATGAAGCTTACTTTGAATTTAGCCAGACTACCTTAGTTAGTGAATTAGCACAGCGTTCTAACTGGGTGATTCTACGTACTTTTTCTAAAGCCTTCCGGTTAGCAGCCCTACGAGTGGGTTATTGTGTCGCTCATCCACAGGCGATCGCTATCTTAGAAAAAGTCCGCTTACCTTATAATCTTCCTAGCTTCTCCATCGCCGCCTCCTTAGCTGCTATGCAAAATAGCCAACTTTTACTCAAAGCAATTTCCCCAACTTTGGATGAACGAGACAAACTTATAGAAATTTTATCCCAACATCCAGCCTTACAACTCACAAAAAGTGCTGCTAACTTTGTTTTTCTACGTCTCCAAGCCAATAACTCTGACACACAAAACGCTACCTTAAAAACCCTGCATCAAAAACTGAAGACAAATGGCACTCTTGTACGCGAAATTAGCGGAGGATTGCGAATTACCATCGGCACATCCGAAGAAAACACCCGCACCATCAATAGAATACACGCTGCTTTAGCACATCTGGAATCACAACACCTTGCAAGTAAATAAAATAGACATCTGTTGATTATCAATCTTCAGGGGTGGGTAAGAAAGCCCGCCCTTGTCTAGCAAAATCAGATGAAATCTGCTGTAAAACATTGACTCAATAATTCAAGTTGCCATTCAACTCATTACCCAAACGCCTTACTATACTTACAGTTTGTGGCAACACCCCTACTAAAAGGGCAAAAGCAATATCAGGCATTTGAGCCACCATTGGTAGTGGAAAATATTGTTCAAATTGATCTACAATTTTCTGAACTCGCTGCTGAGGAAGCGGGTGTTCTGTAATTTGCTTAATTAACCTAATCCACTGTCGTCTAATTAAGTAAGCCTTCTGACGCTCCTCATAAGATTCGGGAGTGAAGAAAGACAAATTACCTATGGGCAGTACTCTTTCACAATCAAGATCATAATTTCCACCAACGGCTGCACCCGGCCCAGCAAATTCTGCATGATAGCGTTTAAAAAGTATTAAACCATTGCGCTTACGACTATTCACAACGAACACCTTTCCACTGTGCAGAAGTGTGAGGATATCCGAGCCGTATGACTGCTCAGTTCCATCTGTCATCACAAGATGGCTCAGGAGAATAGTTTCAGGGTAGTAAGTTGATACCATAGCAGCTTGATAGCGTCGGTAGCTTTCGCTATCCATGTTTTCTCGAACTTGCAGATAATTAAGTAGTGTTCTGTACTTCAAGCAGGAACTTGGCTGAAATCAAATCACATTTTTAATGGTTTTTTTAAACTTCTTAATAAAAAAGTTTGCTGGTTGATGTAACTAAGATAGGAAAAACCAGAATTTGATTAGTAAATAATTAATCATATTCTATGGGATTTAGGAGAATTTATCCCAGAAATCAGCTAATTATTTTTAAAGTTTTTATAAAGATCAACTACTAAATACAAAGTTATTATGAGGGGTCGAAAATTGATGAAGCGTAATTTAACGGTTGTTCTATAATGGTCTATTTTTTATATTTTCAACCATTTGCTATTAAGCTACGCCATGAAATTTGCATAATAACATATTATGCATAATTAGAATACAAATATGTTGGTTATTTTTTATTGACATCTAGTGCCAACTGGCAGATCCCTCAAGTTCTTTACCTAAATTTGAGACAATTATAGATATTAGTTTAGCAAATGATCATTGTGACATTTTCAGCAAGAAACAACAACAAGCTAGCTTTGAGAGTCACCAGATCACCAATTCAGAAATCAACAAAAACTAATCGACCAGATTTTATCCCCAAGAAATTGGCACATTAAAACTTGCACATCTTACCAGAAAACTCAGATAATTTAATCCACTTTCATCGTCAGGTGTTTACGCAACAATATTTGTCGCGAGCGTCTGAGGAGAAACGTATTCCAATTAGGTTCTAATTTATGCACCTTATATCCCAGCTTGAAATAAAGTTGCCGTGCCTGATGGTTATTTTCCAAAACGTGGAGGTATAACTCTTCAAATCCCCAGTCATGAGAGAATTTTTCACAGCTCATCAGTAGCTCTGAAGCGACACCATGCCGACGGTATTTGGGGTTAACCGCTAAATTAGACAGATAAGGAAAACTCCTGCCCGTCGGTACCCAAGAATCACCCAAACGCACACCCAATTCCACAGTTCCTACTAAATTTTGAGTCGCAGCAGCACTAGTGTCAATAGCAACCAAACAAACATGATGGGGCGCAGGTGATGACAAGCGATGTTTGAGGTCTTCGTAAATACCCAAACGTAGTAGCGGAAAAGCCCATCCCCAAAAACCATCATGTCCGTGAAAGCTTTCGGCAATAATTTGGGCAATACCAGTCAAATCATCAGCTGTAGCCGCACGAATTTGGAATTGCCAGTCAGCTTGTTCGGCGGCAGATATTAATGGCTCTTGGTGGTAAGGATGAAAAAACCAGGATGTCAAGGCTACTTTAGTATTGATTTAGTTAAACGAAAATTGCTCAAATATCCTAAAACACTGTATAATCTGGATGAAAATTAAAATTTAACCTAAATAAGTGAGTAGGCATTGAGATTCTAACTTAATCCTGGTTATTTAACCAATTCACTTCATCCAAAATCACCTGCGGAGGGATTTTGTTTGTATAGCCGCGACTTCTAAACGCCAATAGACAATTCAGACATCCCCTCATGAACCACTCACTGAGTATAATTGCACCCCAGCCCCAACTCCTTCCCTGATTAAAAAATAAAAAGCCATACAACATGATGTTGCACGGCTTTTGGTGTAGTGTGAGGAGCTTAACTAAGAACCATCATAAAGTAATGCCAACGTGGCAGAACACTCGTAACAATTTTGGTAACAGAATTTTTTTTTATGCAGTTACGCTAGCATGACTGGTAGTTACCGCAGTAGCCTCGCGCATCTCCCCACAGGTAAGGATAATGAAGCTGGGGACTTTTGCGAGGCGTTAAAGTAAAGCGCCACCGCAGCTTGAACCACATCCAGCAGTACAACCATAGCAATAGTTAGCTGTTTGGATTTCATTAATTAAGTCCAAACTGCCAAATTCTAGCAATTTAGCCACTGTCAGGGATTCACCACTGCTAGTTTTAGCGGGCAGATTCATCATCTGGTTAAAATCGCAATCATACACATTACCTAGGTAATCAACTGACAGTTCATTACGACACATTAAATGTTCAACTGTACTGGGGTTGAAATGGGACTCTAAAAACTGCAAATAGCTAGTATGCAGCTTTTTTCGTTCTAAATACATTTTAGTTCTGCCCACCGGCAAGTTAGTAATGGTGAATAGGTTGTTAAACACAATATCAAAATGTTTTTGCAAGAATATTTTGTAATCTCGCTCTAAATTAGTTTGTTCAGGGGCTAAGGAAAATTTTTCGCTTGTGGGTAACGGCGGATTATATACCAAGTCCAAAGTTAAATCCGATTTCTGCCCATAGCCGAGTTGATTCAGCCATTGCAAGGCTTTAATTGAAGCATCAAAAACACCAGTACCACGCATTTTATCTACATTATCTGCTATGTAGCAAGGCAAGGAAGCTACAACTTTCACTTGGTGTTTAGCAAAATATTCTGGTAAATCACCAAACCCATCTTCAAAATAAATCGTTAAATTCGACCGGACAATTACCTGTTTACCTGTGATTCTTGCTGCTTCTACCAATGGCTTAAATCCATAATTCATTTCTGGTGCGCCACCAGTTAAATCCACAATCTGAATTTCGCTTAATTGGTGAATTAAAGTAATTAACTCTTCGCAAATTTGGGGAGAAAGTTCTTCTGTGCGTTTCGGACTAGCTTCGACATGACAGTGTGTACAAGCAAGATTACACCGTTTACCCAAATTAATTTGTAAAACAGAAATGCTTTTTTTTGTCAAAGAAGAACTCAGTTTATCTTTGAATAATGTGATGGCTGGATTTAATGTAGTTGTTTTTCTAGTTGGCATGATTTACTCTTCCTTCAAAGGTTTTAGGGCATTGGGCGTGGGAAAAATTACCCAATTACCAATGGTTTTTTGGATCATTGTAATAATCTATAAATGATGCCACTAATAATGGTGGTAATAGGTAAAGTTAAAATCCACGAAAATAAAATCTGATAAAAAACACGCGACTTGGTTTGTTTGTCAATCAGTCCCACACCAAAAATCGAACTAACTGAAACTTGACTCATGGAAACAGGAAGCCCAAAAAAACTAGACGCAATCATTAAAATTCCTGTGGACATATTTGCAGATAACCCCTGAGTATGATTCATGGTGGTAATTTTTTGACTCATGGTTTGTGCGATTTGTTGAGAGTTGAGTAAACCACCTAGTCCCATAGCCATTGCTATTGTGAGCATTCCTCCCTGAAGTGAAAAATAATCAATAATTAAAATTAGTGAAACAATCTTAGGAGTATTATTTAAACCTCTACTAAAACTGATAATCCCCGAACTGATAAAGTGGCAAGTATCAACTAATCTTGGGTTTGGTTGCAGGTTTAATTTAGAATTGATATAGTGCAGTAAGCTATAAGTTCCTGCTGCCAAACAAATAGCAATAATTGGACTGAGAAATAGGGGTAAAAGAAATAATCTCTCTAAGGCTGCAAAATTAACTTTGAATCCAATAGATACTAATCCAGCACCAAGTAGCGCACCTGTGATACTGTGAGTTGTAGAAATGGGAAATCCTGTCAGGGCAGCAATGAGCAAGGTTAAACCTGTGGTGATGGCTACGGCTAAATGAATTTCTGGTACATTAGCTGTCGTATCTGGAAATATACTTTGAGCAGTAAATCTTTCTACTAATTTACCCGCCCAGAAAACCGAAGCTACCGCACCAGCAAAAGTTGTCATACTTCCCCACAAAATTGCTGTTTGGTAACTGGTTGTCCGGCTACCAAACAGTGTGGCTACGCCTTTAAAGTTGTCGTTTGCTCCATGAGAATAAGCTAAAAAAAGCGTAGCCAGAAATAAACTGATTATTAACATTTTTGGGGGCGTTAAAAGTTAACAGCAACCACCACCGCTATAGTGCCAGGTTGAATGGGTAATCATAATTTCTGCTGGCTGTAAAGCGCTAAGTTTAGCCGCAGTTTTATCACATACTGCTGCGGGAATCCCACGCTGAAGCAGATGTCCGTCCGCATCATCAAAGAAAGATTCTACACCAGCATAAATTGCTGTCTTACCTGTGAAGATACAAGCACCATCTTCGGGAATTTCAACTTTGAAAGCCACAGAATCGAGACTTTCTAGCAAGAGATTTTTTTCCAGGTTGTAAGTTTGAGAATCGAGCAGACGGTAAGGGCGACGGGCGCGAATTTGAATTTGACCAAAACCAGCATCAATGATACTTTGAGTATACTCCTCATAAGTGAGTGCGCCTGATAAACACATGGCACGTAGTCGCTCATCTTGTTGTAAATGCGCGGGAATTGGACAAGTGGCAATGGGATCGCTCATCTGCAAGCGTCCACCTGGTTTTAATGTTCGATATGCTTCTTTTAAGGCACGGGTTAAGTCTTCTGGTTCAAAAATGTTAAAAAGGCAATTCTGCGCCACTATATCGACGCTAGCATCAGCTACTGGCAGATTAAAGGCATCGCCTTCTCGAATTTCCACAAAGCTGGTGTCAAACCAGGGATTTTCTCTAGCGGCAATTTCTAGGTTACGTGCGGCGGCTTCTCGCATGGCTGCAACTGGTTCAATGGCAATTACAGCACCTGGATAACGAGAAAAATAAGCGAATTGCAGTGCTTCTAACCCACCGCCAACACCGACATACATGACGGTGGGTTGGTTTGAGAGTTCAGTATGGTGAACAGTTGTACCACAACCATAGTTCATTTCCTGCATCGCCAGAGGAATTTTCAGTCCTGGTAGTTGCAGGGGTGTACTTTGGACACAACAAAGTCCTACTTGTGGTTGTTGTGCAACTTCACTGTAAAACTGCGCTGCTGTTTCTAAATAGGTCATTATGATCTTAGTCTGGTATGTTGTTGTGTAGATTCCACTTTTTGCATCCTCATATAACTAACCATTATATGGATGAGTTTTTGCTCAGATCAGGATAATTCCCAAAATCTCGAAGAACTACAGATTTATCGGTGTTTATCTGTGGTTAGTTCTCAAAGTGTAGCGGATTTAGAGATAATTCACTCACGCAAGACATAGCCGACACCACGCACGGTTTGAAGGAGGCGTTTTTCGTTGTTGGTTTCGAGTTTCAGGCGCAAGTAGCGGATGTAAGCTTCGATCATGTTGGAATTACTGATGAAGTTATCAACCCAGACTTCTTCTCAAATGCGATCGCCTGTAATTACTTGTGGCGGATGGGGGCGGACTCTGGCTGATCATTCTTCAACGCTAAAGGATTTCACTCGGTAGTCATCAGCACCAGCATCTAGACCGGCGAGGCGATCGCCCATCGCTCACTTCATCTTTAGCAGTTAATAAAATTACCGGCACTTGATCACCTGTACTTCGCAGGCGACGGCAAATTTCCCAGCCCGACAAACCAGGTAGCATCCAATCTAAAATTACTAAGCCTGTAATTACCGATAGCTGCTGCGGCAAATACTATCCAACTTTAGCAATAGGCTGTTACGTCTTCACCGCATTCATCAGCCAGATAACAAAGCGCTTTGAAACGCAGACTTACTAATTGCTCGTAGAGGGGATTTAATTTACACATTGCCGGAATGTGAAACAACTGATGTCCAAACAGTTTAACGTCTCTTTCAAATGGACATTGAGCAGGTATAACTCTACACAAAAAATGCGCTAGTTTCGCACTATGAATTTCTCTACTTTCTAACCACTGACGAACTGAGTGCAGTAGGGGGTGATGTAACCGGGAATTAGTCAAGCTGGCCATGATGTTTCACCTGCAAAACTTATGAGCTAGAACGCGCTATAAAATACCTACATTTGAGTTATGTGAATTTATGTAGCGATTCTTTGTTCCTTGATTCTTTATATTTCACTACAAATCCCAGTCACTGCATTCCAGATGTTTGGCTAAACGCTAGGCTAGATATAGCGTTTCTTGGTTGTGTCCATGAGAAAATTAATTATGCTGGTTCCAAAACCCTTATAGAGTCCTTACATGGAACGTCTCTACATTCTTTGTCACCAGATGTCCATTGCAATACCGTTCGGTAAAGGGTGGAATTTACCCTTTAAGCTTTACCCAGACCACAAGAGATATTGATTTATGACTTTGAATTTTCTCAGTAACAAAAAGCTCCTGTTTGACCAATGGGCATTTAGTTACGATTGGCTTTTTCCTTCAGTAATTTATCAAGCCATCCATAAGCGGCTGCTGGAGTACGTCGATTTAGCCGAACGAGCCAATATACTTGATATGGGCTGTGGTACTGGACGACTACTTGAGCGCTTGGCAACTAAATTTCCTGATGTCCGTGGTACAGGATTAGATTTATCATCTAATATGTTGCGGATAGCAAGACTCAGCAATTCTCACCATCCACGTTTAATTTATATTGAAGGTCAAGCAGAATCTCTGCCCTTTGGTGAAGGTCAGTTTGATGCTGTCTTTAGTACTATCAGCTTCTTACACTATTTAGAACCTCAACAAGTGCTGAGTGAAGTAGCACGGGTACTTTCACCTGGGGGGCGCTTCTACCTGGTTGACATCACCGCGAAAAAAGAGACAGCACCGCAAGTTTTACCGATTTCTCCTCGTGGTATTAGACTCTATAGCCCTCAACAACGTGAACTTTTAGGTTCATCGGCTGGATTATTGTGTTTGAGTCACCATTATTTACTAGGGCCAGTTTTGCTGACAATTTTTGTGAAACCATCCTAGAGTTGAGCGAAAATATTACCTGACTGGTGGTAGCATTTCTAAAACCACAATTTGCAAATCAGGAAACGCCAAGGGTGAAATAGTGTCATTTTCTGCCAAAATTACTTGATTTTCATAGCCTTCCTGAGTCGGTTCCCGAAAAACGTGCAGTTGACGGCTAATCACATCTAGCACCCAATAATCTGTAATTCCTGCTTGGGAGTAAGCTTTGGCTTTAGTCTCGCAGTCTAGTGTCAAACTGCTATTTGCTACCTCAATAATCAGATAAACTTCAGGTGGTGTTGGGTGGTGGTCTGCATAGTCTAAAGGATCTATTTTAACAACAGCAATATCCGGTTCTGGTTCAGATCGTTCATTTAACTTGATTGGGTCTTGAATAGATACCCAGGCGCGATTTCCTAAACGATTTTTGAGTAAGTAATCTGTTCTCCCCACTGCTGACCGATGGGCTGTTCCTTTGGTAATCTTCCAGATAATCTTTCCTTCTAGAAGTTCCACTCGCTCGTCTACACCAAAAATCCCAGCCTCAGCCATCCGATGATATTCTTCAACTGTCCACAGGCGAAGCGGTAAGGTTGTTTCTATGCCTTGCATGGCTTGTCTAGCAAATGTGAAAATCGTGGGTATTCATATCCTAGCATTTTAGCTTGACATATTAATAAAAATATGGTAATGAACACCCACTATTGACAAAGTATGCACCGCCAACAACCAATGACTAATGACTAATGACTAATGACTAATGACTAATGACTAATGACTAATGACTAATGACTAATGACTAATGACTAATGACTAATGACTAATGACTAATGACTAATGACTAATGACTATTTCATCTAGTTGATTAATCACCACATCCGCGCCTTGGACATGATCTGATTTACCCACCCAGGTGATACCAATACAACCTGCGGCTTTAGCATTACGTGCCATTTGCATATCACCAACAGCATCTCCTACCATCAATGTATTAGCTGGTTCTACTCCCAAAGCTTCACAAGCCTGTAAAAATAATATTGGATCTGGTTTACTGGGGCCGTCATCTACCCCTTTTTGTAGCTGGATGTAATCAGTTAACTCGTGTTGTTTTACAAAATTACTAACTTCGGTTGTGGTTGCTGCGGAAATGATACCGAGTTTTATTCCGGCTGCTGACAAGGACTGTAATAGCTCCAAAGTACCTGGAAATAGTGGTGCAGGAGTTGTACCCAGATATTTTTCAGCTTCGTCTAAGGATTGACGCGCTATTTTTAGAGATTCAAACCATCCTTTCCCAGTTTCGGCAATATATGCAGCTGCGGCAATTTCTGTCTCCCGGCGACTGGCTACGGATATTAAACCTGCTGGATCTAGGGTATCGCTATTGATACCAAAGGCCATTAATAAGGGTTCGCCAATTCCGGGAATTTGCGCGTCTATCATCCGCGCACTTTTTTGTCCAAGCGATCGCAAATAAGCTTCAGAATCCTCTAATGTACCATTTTTGTCAAAAAAAATGGCTTGGATATTGGAAAAGCTGATGTTTCTACATTTAATAGTTACCAAAATATTTCACCCTATTTATTCAATTCACCACAAAAAAAGAGGGGTCTTCCCTCTTTAATTAATAGTTTAATAACTACAAGCTTATTAGCGTTCATTCAAGGCTTGTCAGTCGCTTTTATTAAATCTAGCGAAGCATCACCCTAGCTATAACAAAGTTTAAATCAAGACTTTGCTCAACCTTCCTGTTCAACAGTCGCTGGAATCTCTTCTTCAGACTCGGTTGCTGCTGGAACTTCTTCTTCAACCGCAGCTACAGCCGATACTTCTTCGGTTACTGCTGGAGCTTCTTCTTCCACTGTAGCCACAGCCGATACTTCTTCTTGAGTTTCAGTTGCTACTGGGGTTTCTTCCTCAGTTGTAGCTTCTACTGCTTCCTCAGCACCCACTACTTCCTCAGCTTCCGCAGGCGCAGCAGTAATACCTTGCTGTTTAGCTAGCATCTGTTCACGATACTTAGCTGCCATTTCTTCAGCTTTATCATAAACCAAATCACGGTTCTTAATCATATCACCGGGTTCGGGTTCCAACTGCTTGGTAGACAAGGAAATCCGACCCCTTTCTGCGTCCAAATCAATGATCATGACTTTAACTTCATCATTGACATTGAATACGCTATGAGGTGTATCAATATGTTCGTGAGAAATTTCAGAAATGTGTAGCAGTCCGCTCACACCACCAATATCTATAAAAGCACCGTATGGTTTAATACCACGAACTGTACCGATTACCACTTCTCCCACTTCTAGGCGGTTCATCTTACGCTCAACTAGCGCTCGACGATGGGATAGAACTAAGCGGTTGCGTTCTTCATCTACTTCTAAGAATTTCAATGGTAGTTCTTCTCCTACCAATTCTTCCTTCGGTTTGCGGGTGCTGATGTGAGAACCGGGGATGAAGCCGCGTAATCCTTCAATGCGTACTAATGCACCACCACGGTTAGTAGCAAATACACCGGAACGAACAGTAGCATCTTCTGCTTGTAACTGCCGCACACGTTCCCAAGCCCGCATATATTCGATGCGACGAATGGAAAGGGTTAACTGACCATCTTCGTTTTCATCAGTAAGGATGAAAAATTCTCTGGTTTCGTTTGATTGTAAAACTTCTTCCGGGGCATCGACCCGGTTAATAGACATTTCTTGTATAGGTATGTAGGCTGCTGTTTTAGCCCCTATGTCAATCAGAGCGCCGCGCGGCTCTATACTGAAAACTGTTCCTGGTACAATGTCTCCAGGGCTAAAGTGATAATCATACTTGTCAAGTAGAGCAGCGAAATCTTCGTGAGTGAATCCAATTTCTGTAGCGGTTAAGTTCTGATTGACCATGCTAATTTGTTCCTGGTTCTAGTCTCCGTAAGGGTTGTGGCATAGGCGTGATGTATATGCGAAGGCACTAGGCGGGAGGTACACCTACATCTTTTTTTTATCCTAGCGCAGAAAAGCTAGTATTAACACATATTAACTTCTAGATAGAATATTCTATCACATATTCTTGAAATTTTTTATTTATTCATTCATCAATTTATATTGGGAATTTCATCTTCAAAGGTATTGACAAAAGTAGATATCCGCCGTCACCACCATTGGTAACAACGGATAACAGGTTCAGATGCTCTTAAATCTCTGGTAAGAGCAGTCTATTCTTCTTCTTTCTTTTGAATGCGGGGTGGTTCGCGGAATGCGATCGCAAAGAAAAGAACACCTATGGCCAGAGCCAAAATCAAGATATATGCAACGCTTTCCATATTAAAAGCTCCTGCCTAACCGACAAGTAATGATAGTTTATCAGTCTATGAGATGAGGTGTTAGGGATTGGGTTATGAGAAAAACTCTTCCCCAATCCCTATTCCCCAAAAATTAAAGAGCTTCTTTCCGGCGGGTAGATTTGTCACCCACTTTCTGGAATAGACCCCATTCAACTTGCTCTTCAAGATCCGCTTCAACACCAGCAAAAACGTCTCGGTAAATTGTCCGAGAACCGTGCCACAGGTGACCAAAGAAGAATAGCAGAGCAAACACAGCGTGTCCAAAGGTAAACCAACCTCTGGGGCTAGTGCGGAATACACCGTCAGAGTTCAAGGTTTCGCGGTCAAAATCAAAGATTTCGCCACCTTGAGCCTTACGGGCAAATTTCTTCACGTCTGCTGGATCTGTAAAGGTTTGACCATTGAGATCACCGCCATAGAAGCTGACTGTGACACCAGTTTGTTCAAAACTGTACTTCGATTCTGCCCGACGGAAAGGAATATCAGCGCGGATAACTCCATCAGCATCGGTCAAGATAACTGGGAAGGTTTCAAAGAAGTTAGGGAGACGACGCACGGTCAATTCTCTACCCTTAGCATCTGTGAATACTGCGTGACCTTGCCAAGATTGGGCGATTCCATCACCCTTAACCATCGGACCAGTGCGGAATAAACCACCTTTAGCGGGGCTATTGCCGACATAATCATAGAAAGCCAGTTTTTCGGGAATTGCTGCCCAAGCTTCTGAACGGGTTGCACCGTCAGCCATGCTAGTTTGGACGCGACGCTCAATTTCCTGAGTGAAGTAGTTTTGATCCCACTGATAACGAGTCGGACCAAATAGTTCAATCGGGGTGGTAGCGTTACCGTACCACATAGTACCAGCAACAATGAAAGCTGCGAAGAATACCGCAGCAATACTGCTTGAAAGTACTGTTTCAATGTTCCCCATCCGCAGGGCTTTGTATAGCCTTTCGGGGGGTCTTACTGTGAGGTGGAATAAACCAGCAATAATGCCAACAACGCCTGCGGCGATATGGTGAGCAACAATACCACCAGGATTAAATGGGTCGAACCCAGCCGGTCCCCATTCTGGTGCTACTGCTTGGATGCTACCAGTGACTCCGTAGGCATCAGAAACCCACATACCTGGGCCAAATAGTCCGGTGAGGTGAAAAGCACCAAAGCCAAAACAAAGTAAACCAGATAAGAACAGGTGAATGCCAAACATTTTTGGCAAGTCTAGAGCAGGTTCACCGGTGCGAGGATCTCTAAAGAGTTCCAAATCCCAGTAAACCCAGTGCCATACGGCTGCTAGGAATAATAAACCAGAAAGCACGATGTGAGCCGCAGCTACACCTTCAAATGACCAGAAACCAGGGTCGCTGGCTGCGTTACCAGTGACGACGCTCCAGCCACCCCAAGATTCGGTAACACCTAAACGTGACATGAAGGGCAGGACGAACATTCCTTGCCGCCACATGGGGTTAAGAACCGGATCACTGGGGTCATAAATAGCCAGTTCATACAGTGCCATTGAACCAGCCCA encodes:
- a CDS encoding inorganic phosphate transporter; translation: MLIISLFLATLFLAYSHGANDNFKGVATLFGSRTTSYQTAILWGSMTTFAGAVASVFWAGKLVERFTAQSIFPDTTANVPEIHLAVAITTGLTLLIAALTGFPISTTHSITGALLGAGLVSIGFKVNFAALERLFLLPLFLSPIIAICLAAGTYSLLHYINSKLNLQPNPRLVDTCHFISSGIISFSRGLNNTPKIVSLILIIDYFSLQGGMLTIAMAMGLGGLLNSQQIAQTMSQKITTMNHTQGLSANMSTGILMIASSFFGLPVSMSQVSVSSIFGVGLIDKQTKSRVFYQILFSWILTLPITTIISGIIYRLLQ
- a CDS encoding class I SAM-dependent methyltransferase, producing MTLNFLSNKKLLFDQWAFSYDWLFPSVIYQAIHKRLLEYVDLAERANILDMGCGTGRLLERLATKFPDVRGTGLDLSSNMLRIARLSNSHHPRLIYIEGQAESLPFGEGQFDAVFSTISFLHYLEPQQVLSEVARVLSPGGRFYLVDITAKKETAPQVLPISPRGIRLYSPQQRELLGSSAGLLCLSHHYLLGPVLLTIFVKPS
- the arsS gene encoding arsenosugar biosynthesis radical SAM (seleno)protein ArsS (Some members of this family are selenoproteins.); translated protein: MPTRKTTTLNPAITLFKDKLSSSLTKKSISVLQINLGKRCNLACTHCHVEASPKRTEELSPQICEELITLIHQLSEIQIVDLTGGAPEMNYGFKPLVEAARITGKQVIVRSNLTIYFEDGFGDLPEYFAKHQVKVVASLPCYIADNVDKMRGTGVFDASIKALQWLNQLGYGQKSDLTLDLVYNPPLPTSEKFSLAPEQTNLERDYKIFLQKHFDIVFNNLFTITNLPVGRTKMYLERKKLHTSYLQFLESHFNPSTVEHLMCRNELSVDYLGNVYDCDFNQMMNLPAKTSSGESLTVAKLLEFGSLDLINEIQTANYCYGCTAGCGSSCGGALL
- a CDS encoding Mo-dependent nitrogenase C-terminal domain-containing protein, which translates into the protein MASLTNSRLHHPLLHSVRQWLESREIHSAKLAHFLCRVIPAQCPFERDVKLFGHQLFHIPAMCKLNPLYEQLVSLRFKALCYLADECGEDVTAYC
- a CDS encoding GNAT family N-acetyltransferase — protein: MTSWFFHPYHQEPLISAAEQADWQFQIRAATADDLTGIAQIIAESFHGHDGFWGWAFPLLRLGIYEDLKHRLSSPAPHHVCLVAIDTSAAATQNLVGTVELGVRLGDSWVPTGRSFPYLSNLAVNPKYRRHGVASELLMSCEKFSHDWGFEELYLHVLENNHQARQLYFKLGYKVHKLEPNWNTFLLRRSRQILLRKHLTMKVD
- a CDS encoding histidinol-phosphate transaminase encodes the protein MLPFIRSDLAEFTAYKPHPSSDTAAAIPVQLDRLDTNESPYDLPPELKEKLAWTYQQVIETNRYPDGGHETLKEAIAKYVNESASLTSSVFTAANISLGNGSDELIRSLLIATCLGGEGSILVANPTFSMYGILAKTLGIPVVTVDRNPENFEIDLKAAQSAIAQTQNPPIRVVFVVHPNSPTGNCLTAAELSWLRNLGEQILVVIDEAYFEFSQTTLVSELAQRSNWVILRTFSKAFRLAALRVGYCVAHPQAIAILEKVRLPYNLPSFSIAASLAAMQNSQLLLKAISPTLDERDKLIEILSQHPALQLTKSAANFVFLRLQANNSDTQNATLKTLHQKLKTNGTLVREISGGLRITIGTSEENTRTINRIHAALAHLESQHLASK
- a CDS encoding Uma2 family endonuclease; amino-acid sequence: MQGIETTLPLRLWTVEEYHRMAEAGIFGVDERVELLEGKIIWKITKGTAHRSAVGRTDYLLKNRLGNRAWVSIQDPIKLNERSEPEPDIAVVKIDPLDYADHHPTPPEVYLIIEVANSSLTLDCETKAKAYSQAGITDYWVLDVISRQLHVFREPTQEGYENQVILAENDTISPLAFPDLQIVVLEMLPPVR
- the arsM gene encoding arsenosugar biosynthesis arsenite methyltransferase ArsM, translated to MTYLETAAQFYSEVAQQPQVGLCCVQSTPLQLPGLKIPLAMQEMNYGCGTTVHHTELSNQPTVMYVGVGGGLEALQFAYFSRYPGAVIAIEPVAAMREAAARNLEIAARENPWFDTSFVEIREGDAFNLPVADASVDIVAQNCLFNIFEPEDLTRALKEAYRTLKPGGRLQMSDPIATCPIPAHLQQDERLRAMCLSGALTYEEYTQSIIDAGFGQIQIRARRPYRLLDSQTYNLEKNLLLESLDSVAFKVEIPEDGACIFTGKTAIYAGVESFFDDADGHLLQRGIPAAVCDKTAAKLSALQPAEIMITHSTWHYSGGGCC
- a CDS encoding HAD family hydrolase, whose product is MVTIKCRNISFSNIQAIFFDKNGTLEDSEAYLRSLGQKSARMIDAQIPGIGEPLLMAFGINSDTLDPAGLISVASRRETEIAAAAYIAETGKGWFESLKIARQSLDEAEKYLGTTPAPLFPGTLELLQSLSAAGIKLGIISAATTTEVSNFVKQHELTDYIQLQKGVDDGPSKPDPILFLQACEALGVEPANTLMVGDAVGDMQMARNAKAAGCIGITWVGKSDHVQGADVVINQLDEIVISH